The genomic stretch GAAACAGTGCAGGTACACAATCAAAATGTTACTAGTATTTATAGCATATTATCTGCTGGAAAGTATTTTCACAGCGTAAATTATTGAGGTTAGAGGTGCTGTTCAaccaaaaacagtcacaaaatTCCCAATGCCTGTTTAAGAGGCATTATGTATACCCCTGTTATagtaggttagggttagagtatCAGCACTGTATACCCCTGTTATcgtaggttagggttagagtatCAGCAGTGTATACCCCTGTTATagtaggttagggttagagtatCAGCACTGTATACCCCAGTTATagtaggttagggttagagtatCAGCACTGTATACCCCTGTTATcgtaggttagggttagagtatCAGCAGTGTATACCCCTGTTATAGTAGGTTAGGGTTACAGTATCAGCAGTGTATACCCCTGTTATagtaggttagggttagagtatCAGCACTGTATACCCCTGTTATCgtaggttagggttagtgtaTCAGCACTGTATACCCCTGTTATagtaggttagggttagagtatCAGCACTGTATACCCCAGTTATagtaggttagggttagagtatCAGCACTGGTAGTATTTGATAGATGTGCCCACAGTTACTGTGCCTTGACAAGGCAGCCTGAGCAATGCAGGTTTGATGAGAGACTCTCCTCACCTATGAGTCCTTGGTCTGTGCTGGTGGCCACAGTTTTGTACGGTGAGTCTGTGCTCTGTGCTCTGCGCGGGGGGGCAACGCGCACGGGGGCTGTGGCCTCTGTAGCCCTGACACTGGGGTTGCCAAAGTCAAGGGAGTCCGAGACCGGGCTGGGTGGCACTCTCTGACTGTACTGCTTATTTTCCCACCAGTCCTGAGGCGGCCTTTGGCCACTGTCACCCGCCCTCGTCCCTAGGGAGGCTCCCCCGGGCTGCTGGGTGACCCGAATGGCTGATCCACCAGCACCCTGGAAGCTGTGGTGGGAGCTACTGGAGCAGAAGGGCAGACTGCCTGCGCCTCCGGCCTCCAGACAGCAGATGGCAGTGTGATCCTGCGTGTGCTGCCTCTCAGTGCTGGAGCATGGGAGTGTGGAGGCTCTCGTGACGGTCACTCTGGCCAGAAGGAAACCGAGAGGAAGGAAACACTGTCAATTCAGAAAGACTCCATTAAAGAAAAAGCTGAAATCTCATGACtgctgaaatcttcatttacaGACTCATCGCAAGCAATATTTGAATGGCAGCAATTAAGTTGATAAATGCTGTATTCATTTAGTGATTGACGTCACGTTTCAGTGCTAAAACACCGTGGTGCAAAGTTAAAACATCAAGTGTGACTTTCCATGATATAAACAGGATGTGAAATTGTAAAGCTGTTTAGGTTTGACAGTACAGGTGCGATTATTGGCGGAGGAACATTCTTTTGTGAAAATGACTTAAAATGTCTGCTAGAAGGTAACAACAGGCAGCTGAGAGAGGAGCTGTGGACGTTTGTCTGGGAGGCCCGGCAGGGAGGTACCTGCCGCAGGGCTGGCTGCTTCTGACATCGGTAGGGGTGCCGTCCCTCTTCTCTGCGGCTGTGGCAGGAAAAGTCTCTCCTGCTGACGACAATGAGTCTGCAGAGAGGTCATCAACAGCAGAGGTCCTCAGTGTTTCAGCTCACGGGATAAACTTTGTCAAAGTGAAAGATTTACAAAATGGCTGtacaaacaaataattcaagatcccccccccccacgactgGATAACTTCAAAAAACAGGTCTCTTTAAGGAATGCAGGCAATATGCATGCAAATCTGTAGCAGAATGAGATTATGTTTATCTCTATCTCTAAAGCTTAATTCAGCTTTAATTCCTAAGGTAACCATATATGAGTCATTCATCTCCTAGAGAGTGACCACATTCTGGTGGCCCACCTAGTTGAGCGCTGATGACCTTGAGGCTGGTGTCGCTTGCCGGCGATGACGAGGATCCTGATAGATGCACAGGACTGGAGTTGCGAGACTTTGGCACGCAGGTCCCTGCACCATCAAGGGAAGAAAGAGATGAGGCTTCGCATAGCAGAGTGATGAGTAAACGTACGCCTGGAAACCTATTGCTGtgtaaaacatgcatttaaagTCACATGAGGAAGTCTTTCCTGCGATGTGCAGCAGACAGACTTTATATAAACTTCAGCTTGCCGCCTCACCTTGATAGGCTGCTTTCGCGCTTAGGGTCCTTACCTTTCTGGGGAGAGCCGTGTGGGGACCTCGAGGGGCTGCTGTCCTCGGGAGCCTTGTCCTCCCCAGACCCAAAGGGCCTCTTAATCATCTGGGGTGGACTGGGACCTGAGCAAGGCAGTTAGACAGGGTCCAGCAATGAAACAAGGCTTCATTTGTGCAAGGCATCAGAATTCCTTCTCACAGGTGCTATCTTGTTGTCCTTCGAGTCACAGACACAGCTGAGCGGGATGCTCGGGCGTCCGAGTGCAGCCTCAGGCTGTTTATCCGCTGTCATCTGACTTTCTTACTTTATTTCATTTCTCTGTCCTTGGGgcaaggcgctatataaaaaatacattgaattTACCTGACACCCCTAGAGCATATTGCGacggtgggggggaggggggctgggggagtaAAAGGCCTTGCCGATAGACAACACACCGACTGGTCAGCTGAAgctcgaaccggcaaccttctgctCACAGGCACAGGCGCCtgacccccccagccacccccccggCCTTTTTCCTCACCACTTAGTATATGATTTAACCGGTGCGGCTTTTGCGGCGTCGCAGGCGTCGCTGCACGGCTCCGCTGCAAAGGCGCGGCGAGGATGGAGCAGGACTCACTGTGGGGAGTGGGGTCCTTGGCGGCCGCCTTCTTGCGAAGCGCGTAGAGGCTGACAGGGGGCGCAAGCAGCACCTGGCTGACGCGGTGCTGCGGGGACTTGCTGGACGGCAGCGCCGAGCGGTGTGACACGGGCGACGTGTCTGACTTGACGGACCTCCTCTCGCTTAAGCCTTTGGAAGCTGACGCAGCGGCACGGGGGATGAGACGGCGTGCGTGAGGGTTAGGGTCCCGCAGGAAACCGCAATTGCAGAAGAGCAACACTACAAACATATTTACAGCCAAAAGGTAGCAATGGCAGGACAAACAAGCAAAACGAAGACGGGCAAAATGGGGGGAAACACGCCTTATTCACAGACTAGGAGTAGATCCCCATTTAGGTCAAATAacatagaattttttttttcaccaagGTTACTTGTAGGAACAGGGGTGCTACTAGAGATTTCGGGCCCCAACCTGGATTAATGTTCCAAATGTCCTACCGCCCCCAGTTTGACATAGGAAATTTGGAGGGATTGTGTCTGAGCCATTGCCCTTTTGACTTGTGTGGACGCTCAGGAACCCGTGAGCTAGGGGACACTCACAGGCGCCGTACGCTGGCTCACACTGCAGGGACATGACCTGGAACCTCTCCTCGTTGGTCTCCACCTGCTGGTCGGACAGGTACTGCTTCACCTTCCGGGCCATTTGGTCGTCCTCATACAGCTTCTTGGCATTGAGCAGGGAGCTGCGACGGACACGCTTCTTGTTGGCACCGCACTGGATATCCAGTAAGTTGGAATTGGGGGTTCCCTGGCTGAGGGAACTGTAAGGGGAATGCAGATGAGTGACAGAAGCTCATGTTATCCAAGCTAAAGAATACATTTAAGCTGCTGATTATTTGCAATTTTGAATTTTAAAGTAACAGTGAAACGCATGCATCCAATCTCGCAGGCTGTTTTGTGGATGGTGAACAGGCAGCAGTGATCAAAAGAAAATTTGATTTGATTCATTTTTACCTAAGTGAATGTGAGACTCCAGAGAATAAAAGGAATTCTGGACTCACCCTAGGCTTTTCCATCTTTTTTTCCTGAAAGCAGAAGTCAAACAGAAAAGATATTTGAAAAATgtacaaattcaaataagatgTGAAGTACAGTGCAGCCATAACCTTCACCTGCGCTTATCAAACAGTCAGATTCTGACAACCAGGGGAGTGAACAAGCAGGGATGTTAATTAACTGAGATGATCAGCACAGCTTGGGAGACTTCAGACACACCTCTGTCGGAACATGAGGTTGGGGTCCACGTTTGTCGAGGTCGCTCGCATCACGTTGCGTATCTCCTGTGCAATCATCCGCAGCTTTTCAAAATTCACAAGACCCTCCACACTGTTGTCGTTCCCTGCAGGACAGACACGGCTGTTTATTCTGACAGTTTAAGTCAAAGTGACACATTCCGGCTCATTTGCTTAGAAACACCCCAGAAGTCGTCTCTCTCTTCTGCCGATAATTATTAAAACTTTCTGATGcaacaatgaaacaaaataaggTAACAGATGATACATTTAATAACTTTTCAGACAGCAGCCATTATTATTGACCATGGTGTCATATTAGCATTGTTATATATTACAAAACCCTAATGTGAAAAAATGGACATTGATTTTAGGGCTTTCATGCATATTGTTGTTCATAATATATAGACATAGCATGAAGAGGAAGCACTCGTTTTCAAAATATCCTGAAAGAAGATGCTGTAATTCACCACCAGGACCGAGTTCCATGgtctgaaatatatataaattttaccAAGAGCCGATACAGCTAAAGCCATTTTGATGACTAACATAACCTGCAAACATTATTTTGTTAAACAATTAGGAAATAGCATAAAAGCAGCATCCACCAAAATAAAATAGGATGCATGAGACACGTACCCTCATGCAGGAATGTGAGATCCTTCTTTAGCACTGGGAAGAGAGGAATGATGGGCGGCTGCATGTTTGGGGCACTCAGCACGTTTCTGTACTTGGCCATGTTTCTCGATGGGTCAAACAGGTCCTGCAGATCCCGGAATAATTTCTCATACTTGTTTGGCAGTTTCTCCCAGGTGCTTCTCAGACGAGCCACTGGAGCCAGGTTTAACCCACTGTGtggggagacacacacacacacacacacacacacacacacacgcacacgcacacacgcgcacacacgcacatgcacacacacacacgcgcacacacacatacacacgcacacacacacacgcgcgcacacacacacacacacaagcacagagacacacacacacacacgcacacacacacacacacaagcacagagacacacatacgcacagacacacgcacgcacacacaagcacagagacacacacacgcacagacacacacacgcataaacaagcacagagacaaacacggacagatacacacacacacgcacacacacacaaaagaaaacaatGTAAATAATGTAACTGAACTATGAATTGCTGAAATACAGCTGGAGAGGTGATGTAAGTGGCCACACTAGATTGCAAAGAATATATGGAAAACAACGATTTCATCATGCAATTGATACAAACGTTTAGATTTTACTGCCCTTTCCTGTAAAAACAGAAGGAAATGGATACTTACGACATTATCTGCCGCACTTTCCATTGCATTCTGTATATAAAGACCCTAATGCTACTacattttggtttgattttacTTTTTCAAATGAGCAACAACACCTACAGAAATATTAATCTATGTGACAACAAACCAAAGCTTTATCGTCTCTAATATACCAAACTACATGAACTTCTTTGATTAAAAAATGTCTGTGCATGTTGGCTTTGGCTCCTACTTTCTCATGAGGTGAAGAAGTGAACATTCACCAAAAGAGAGACAGACCTGATAATGGCAAACATGGAGTTGAAGTTTTTGCATTCGCGACAGTGGAGGGCTATCTTGATGAAGTGTTTGATGGTCTTCATTCTCTTAAGCGTGTTGGGTTCCTTGAGTATTTCTGTAGCTACCCAGAAGGTCTCCTGGTTGATAAGCTCCTCAAACTGCTTCAGGTGAGTGTCTCCCGCAGCTGGTTCGAGCTTGAAGAGGTCGTCCACGTACTCGGTGGACTCGATGCTGCGGAAGAGCTCAAAGTCGCGCACGGAGAGCTGAGCGGCCACCTCcatggtgttgagctgcagcagGTTCACCTGGCTCTCCTTCAGGAGCTCCTGGGCGTCATCGTGGGAGCACAAAGTCTCCGTCTCCGTATTGTTCTTCAGGTAGTACCTGGCAAGACGGTACAAACTCATCTCAGTGTGAAAGGTAATGAATAGACCTGCCGAAATGACACGTCAAATGAACGAGTGCATGCCAAAGGCACACAGCAATCTCTGCTTCACAATGAACAATCATTTCCTGCTTTATCAACCTTTTATCAACTATAATGGAGTAGAACAGCTGAGTAATCATGGATGACCTGAAAGGGTGACCAGATCTGCGATGGTTTGAAACGTCTGTGAGGTTGCAGCTTAAAGTGAAACTTAAACAAAGATAAAACCATGAAATACTATAGAAGTAAAATGATAGGAGTGAATCTCTTGTAGACTTTCACAGACAGCCAAAAGCTGGCCGGGAGTCTGCACAATCTGTCTTTCTGGCGCGGGCTATTTTCCGAGGCCTCGCCAAGTCGTCTTTCTGTCCCAGAGCATGGCCCCTGTTAGAGACTGCTGCTCTGCCTCCCAGGAGCAACCAACTCCGGAAGATACTGAAGCACTCTTAACAAATATAGATCGATCCATTTGCAGTCTGAATATGTAATGAAATATGCCATAATGATACTACAAATGCAAGTTTCAGCATTGATCTCTCTTGCCTATTAATCCACCACCTGTGTTTTCATTGGAGGATAACATTCTTCTTCTATTTAGGATCCCAACCAGACTTCATTGGCACCAGGGCTGCCTTCTTTGTAAAAGGACAATGTGAAATATgatatactttattgatcccagtaGATGATAAAAATAGTGGTAACAGCAacatagcacacacacacacacacacacagacatatatatatacacacacacacacacacacagacatatatatatacacacacacacacacacacatatatatatatacagtatacatacatatctatctatctatctatctatctatatacacacatatgtgtgtgtgtcagcttCTGCACTCCTCTGAGAAGCcataaatttatataaatattaagaGATCAGATGTAACTTCTAGTTGCAATTAACTACACTCTGCTGAATCAGGCACCTGAGGTGTGTAAGGGCCCTGATACATGAAGCTGCGTCTTCTACCCGCCTGGCCTCATCAAATCCTTCTCAGCCTTCTTGCAGATTGAGTTGGAACTTTATTCATCTTTCTGGCTTGATACAAGGATATCAAATGCAGATTGTAGTCCAGGCTCCATCTGCTGACTCAAACCACAGTCAGTCAGACAGGCAGACCTGCAGGTCTGTAATGTGTCAGGTGTTACTTACACTTTATGGTCTGTGAAACCGCAGCTTTGCTGCATTTAAGCCCTTAGCTTAACACCCTCCATTGTGCGGCTCTTCACTGAACCACCTGCAAGttgactgtatgtgtttttttccccccccccacatttctCGCTCACTGCCGCCTCCCTGCCCGCCAGGCTCTCTGGTTGCTAGGTAACCTGCATGCAGTATTTGGAGAACATGAGGAAATTGTCAACCCGCAAATCTGCAATCTGAGAAATAGACTTCCAGCAGTGCTATAACAGATGATTGGAAATTTTAAAGCAGATTTTATGTGCAAATGGCCATGGCCTcaacccccccctgcccccccatgtAGTAAGAACTGGATATTCTGCTGAGCTGGCACTCCTTGCTGACCTTGGATTGGTTGATAAACTAAGGCTGCGGAGGGGTGGTGTGCCTGTGtccctgtgtgcctgtgtccctgtgtccctgtgtgcctgtgtccctgtgtccctgtgtgcctgtgtgcctgtgtccctgtgttcctgtgtccctgtgtccctgtgtgcctgtgtgcctgtgtgcctgcctctGTCGCCTGAGGTCAGCCGTGACCGCTAATGGACTCGGGTGTAGAATATTAGACAGTCATTTGTGGCTGCTATTGTTTAGAAATATGGTGACACTGTGACAAAAGCAAATTGtttacacatccatccatccatccatccattatctcccgcttatcccTCTTATGTTTACACATTCTtgtcaaaaaaggaaaaaagaaaaaaaaaatatatatatatatatttttttttcttcaaagaaCCATCAAAGGTGTCCAATTCTTTTTGTTCCTAAAGACAAAGACAGATGAAATAGTCATTGTTGCCTAGTAGGACAGAGATTCACACTGGATGACTTTAAAGAAGAGAATCATGTAGCTTTTTCAGCAATTTATCGATATATCAGGGTGTTTGAGGGGCAAATGTTAAATCGATATTTACATGTGTCCTCCGCATGGCCTCTGGTTACCTGCCATTGAGCTGAATGCGATCGGCCAGCTTGGACAGTTGGTCAGGCAGCCTTCGTTGTTTGATGACGCCCTCCGGGCTGACGGAGACCTCGCAAAGCGAGTAGGTCTCCGCAGGGCCCCCCAGGCCGAACTCGCTGACCACATGAGCCACCACGTCCTTGGCTGTCGTGTCTTTGCTGATCAAAACGTAGCAGCTCTGTTGATCAGCCTTGAAGACACGAATCACCTGATCCGGATTGTCtgtgcaagaaaaaaaatgaagtacaATGGagaatccatccattttttgtaacTGCTTATCTTATTTTgggcattgggggggggcagagcctaTACTGGAGGCTACAGttgcaaggcagggaagaacccaggatggggcaccaacccatcactgggcacaatcacacaccattcacacctatgggcaaccTGGTAACTCCACTCAGCCTCAGCACGTTTTTGTACTGTAGGGAGAAACCAGAGGAAGCCCCTTGatgacacagagagaacatgcaaactccacacacatagagccatggtggagactcgaacccggatTGCGgcggtatgaggcaacagtgctagtcactgcaccaccatgccacctcaCAATGGTGTGATTTGAAACTTAAATGAACTTTCATGGTTCACACTTTGTGGAATTTTATTTGTGTAGTCTGAACGTCATCACACCAGGCTGTTGTGGAGAGTTGGAGCACCCCGATCTGGCATTAAGTTAAATCCATAAATCAACTGTAACTGTGACTTCGCCTTAATTCACTCTGCAAGCAAACAGTTTAGATGGGCTTTCAGCACTGACAGTATGATTGAAGAAATACACACCATTCAGGCTACTTATAAATGAACCAGCCACTTATAATATTACTATAGTAATTAGGTAGCACATTTGGAAATACTCCTTTCCTGTAACTCAATCCGCATCCCTCAGTCAGGGCACTCCAAAGCTGGCCAGCAGAGATTAATAGTTACAGTGTATGAAATATGACTACTTATAAAACACACACTGATTGCACTGCCTGGGCGTTTTGCATTTGCAGCCCAATGCTGAGAGTAGGAAAGAGTGCTATTCAGCATAGACACAATGTTGTGGCAGAATTTAGAAGGTCTGCAGTGGGAGTAACAGATGATGAGTGGATGTTAATGGCCTTAATCAGCAGGTACTTTAAATGAAGCAGCCATGCAATAATAAGGAGTCGCTCATACTCACAGAAGAACCCCGTAGCTACGTCAGCGAAAGGAGTGAAGGAAGAGGTTAGGGGTCACATGACATGTTAAAAAAAGCAAAGCATTCAGGAAGTGGAGATATGCAGCGTGTCATTAATGAACGAAGCATCCGCTTAGAATGTTCTCTGCTGCTCACAGTGATTGCTAACAACTGGTAATGCTAGAGGGAATATATAGGAATCACAAGCTGGGATCGAATCCCCAATGCATAAGCACtcaaaa from Paramormyrops kingsleyae isolate MSU_618 chromosome 10, PKINGS_0.4, whole genome shotgun sequence encodes the following:
- the LOC111847952 gene encoding rap guanine nucleotide exchange factor 6-like isoform X4, producing the protein MAFLVRCYANCLQPWSPKLPGDLNKMYLTDHPHQHMMHVPASQSGCSIGSDSGSSSLSDIYQAAEGEMSNVDLCGLPETAVDSEEEEEDDEDIERAADSLLGRDMVRESLEKDPADRSDQDIEQLLEFMHQLPAFANMTMSVRRDLCAVMVFEVVEQAGTVILRDGQQLDMWYVILNGSVEISHGDGRLEVLCMGNSFGTSSSLDKQYMNGVVRTKVDDCQFVVITQEVYWRILNHVEKNTQKVEEEGQIVMVKEHRELDRSGTVKGHIVIKGTPERLIMHLVEDQSVVDPTYVEDFLLTYRTFLSCPMVVGRRLLQWFKVDSLRDKVTRVVLLWVNNHFNDFEGHSEMTLFLEDFEKHLEATKMKGHLRLLNIACAAKARWRQITLLKASREAALCFSLQGGSERGFGIFVEAVDEGSKAAECGLKRGDQIMEINGQNFENIAYTKAVEILRNNTHLSLTVKTNIFVFKELLSRIKQDNCPHTPKIHERKGNRHSIPTLPGEVEHICRAESESKKTKGNSSGSGGKNKIRKILDKTRFSLLPPKPLSDSSLGLSQDDSIVGTKQCRHSVAVMPAPSALSSSSPDLLQPAAAMLELTSPADNPDQVIRVFKADQQSCYVLISKDTTAKDVVAHVVSEFGLGGPAETYSLCEVSVSPEGVIKQRRLPDQLSKLADRIQLNGRYYLKNNTETETLCSHDDAQELLKESQVNLLQLNTMEVAAQLSVRDFELFRSIESTEYVDDLFKLEPAAGDTHLKQFEELINQETFWVATEILKEPNTLKRMKTIKHFIKIALHCRECKNFNSMFAIISGLNLAPVARLRSTWEKLPNKYEKLFRDLQDLFDPSRNMAKYRNVLSAPNMQPPIIPLFPVLKKDLTFLHEGNDNSVEGLVNFEKLRMIAQEIRNVMRATSTNVDPNLMFRQRKKRWKSLGSLSQGTPNSNLLDIQCGANKKRVRRSSLLNAKKLYEDDQMARKVKQYLSDQQVETNEERFQVMSLQCEPAYGASSKGLSERRSVKSDTSPVSHRSALPSSKSPQHRVSQVLLAPPVSLYALRKKAAAKDPTPHSPSPPQMIKRPFGSGEDKAPEDSSPSRSPHGSPQKGTCVPKSRNSSPVHLSGSSSSPASDTSLKVISAQLDSLSSAGETFPATAAEKRDGTPTDVRSSQPCGRVTVTRASTLPCSSTERQHTQDHTAICCLEAGGAGSLPFCSSSSHHSFQGAGGSAIRVTQQPGGASLGTRAGDSGQRPPQDWWENKQYSQRVPPSPVSDSLDFGNPSVRATEATAPVRVAPPRRAQSTDSPYKTVATSTDQGLIVYCVTSGAKYDKYRGPPPTPPGYQGISLGDMQEDGHRHPHTRPPDYSVALQRSRLLQSPGGYETQPGATGQLKRLVQGYRDPEAGLSDEDLRPKRPEADAQVSAV
- the LOC111847952 gene encoding rap guanine nucleotide exchange factor 6-like isoform X3; translated protein: MAFLVRCYANCLQPWSPKLPGDLNKMYLTDHPHQHMMHVPASQSGCSIGSDSGSSSLSDIYQAAEGEMSNVDLCGLPETAVDSEEEEEDDEDIERAADSLLGRDMVRESLEKDPADRSDQDIEQLLEFMHQLPAFANMTMSVRRDLCAVMVFEVVEQAGTVILRDGQQLDMWYVILNGSVEISHGDGRLEVLCMGNSFGTSSSLDKQYMNGVVRTKVDDCQFVVITQEVYWRILNHVEKNTQKVEEEGQIVMVKEHRELDRSGTVKGHIVIKGTPERLIMHLVEDQSVVDPTYVEDFLLTYRTFLSCPMVVGRRLLQWFKVDSLRDKVTRVVLLWVNNHFNDFEGHSEMTLFLEDFEKHLEATKMKGHLRLLNIACAAKARWRQITLLKASREAALCFSLQGGSERGFGIFVEAVDEGSKAAECGLKRGDQIMEINGQNFENIAYTKAVEILRNNTHLSLTVKTNIFVFKELLSRIKQDNCPHTPKIHERKGNRHSIPTLPGEVEHICRAESESKKTKGNSSGSGGKNKIRKILDKTRFSLLPPKPLSDSSLGLSQDDSIVGTKQCRHSVAVMPAPSALSSSSPDLLQPAAAMLELTSPAATGFFYNPDQVIRVFKADQQSCYVLISKDTTAKDVVAHVVSEFGLGGPAETYSLCEVSVSPEGVIKQRRLPDQLSKLADRIQLNGRYYLKNNTETETLCSHDDAQELLKESQVNLLQLNTMEVAAQLSVRDFELFRSIESTEYVDDLFKLEPAAGDTHLKQFEELINQETFWVATEILKEPNTLKRMKTIKHFIKIALHCRECKNFNSMFAIISGLNLAPVARLRSTWEKLPNKYEKLFRDLQDLFDPSRNMAKYRNVLSAPNMQPPIIPLFPVLKKDLTFLHEGNDNSVEGLVNFEKLRMIAQEIRNVMRATSTNVDPNLMFRQRKKRWKSLGSLSQGTPNSNLLDIQCGANKKRVRRSSLLNAKKLYEDDQMARKVKQYLSDQQVETNEERFQVMSLQCEPAYGASSKGLSERRSVKSDTSPVSHRSALPSSKSPQHRVSQVLLAPPVSLYALRKKAAAKDPTPHSPSPPQMIKRPFGSGEDKAPEDSSPSRSPHGSPQKGTCVPKSRNSSPVHLSGSSSSPASDTSLKVISAQLDSLSSAGETFPATAAEKRDGTPTDVRSSQPCGRVTVTRASTLPCSSTERQHTQDHTAICCLEAGGAGSLPFCSSSSHHSFQGAGGSAIRVTQQPGGASLGTRAGDSGQRPPQDWWENKQYSQRVPPSPVSDSLDFGNPSVRATEATAPVRVAPPRRAQSTDSPYKTVATSTDQGLIVYCVTSGAKYDKYRGPPPTPPGYQGISLGDMQEDGHRHPHTRPPDYSVALQRSRLLQSPGGYETQPGATGQLKRLVQGYRDPEAGLSDEDLRPKRPEADAQVSAV
- the LOC111847952 gene encoding rap guanine nucleotide exchange factor 6-like isoform X5; the protein is MVRESLEKDPADRSDQDIEQLLEFMHQLPAFANMTMSVRRDLCAVMVFEVVEQAGTVILRDGQQLDMWYVILNGSVEISHGDGRLEVLCMGNSFGTSSSLDKQYMNGVVRTKVDDCQFVVITQEVYWRILNHVEKNTQKVEEEGQIVMVKEHRELDRSGTVKGHIVIKGTPERLIMHLVEDQSVVDPTYVEDFLLTYRTFLSCPMVVGRRLLQWFKVDSLRDKVTRVVLLWVNNHFNDFEGHSEMTLFLEDFEKHLEATKMKGHLRLLNIACAAKARWRQITLLKASREAALCFSLQGGSERGFGIFVEAVDEGSKAAECGLKRGDQIMEINGQNFENIAYTKAVEILRNNTHLSLTVKTNIFVFKELLSRIKQDNCPHTPKIHERKGNRHSIPTLPGEVEHICRAESESKKTKGNSSGSGGKNKIRKILDKTRFSLLPPKPLSDSSLGLSQDDSIVGTKQCRHSVAVMPAPSALSSSSPDLLQPAAAMLELTSPAATGFFYNPDQVIRVFKADQQSCYVLISKDTTAKDVVAHVVSEFGLGGPAETYSLCEVSVSPEGVIKQRRLPDQLSKLADRIQLNGRYYLKNNTETETLCSHDDAQELLKESQVNLLQLNTMEVAAQLSVRDFELFRSIESTEYVDDLFKLEPAAGDTHLKQFEELINQETFWVATEILKEPNTLKRMKTIKHFIKIALHCRECKNFNSMFAIISGLNLAPVARLRSTWEKLPNKYEKLFRDLQDLFDPSRNMAKYRNVLSAPNMQPPIIPLFPVLKKDLTFLHEGNDNSVEGLVNFEKLRMIAQEIRNVMRATSTNVDPNLMFRQRKKRWKSLGSLSQGTPNSNLLDIQCGANKKRVRRSSLLNAKKLYEDDQMARKVKQYLSDQQVETNEERFQVMSLQCEPAYGASSKGLSERRSVKSDTSPVSHRSALPSSKSPQHRVSQVLLAPPVSLYALRKKAAAKDPTPHSPSPPQMIKRPFGSGEDKAPEDSSPSRSPHGSPQKGTCVPKSRNSSPVHLSGSSSSPASDTSLKVISAQLDSLSSAGETFPATAAEKRDGTPTDVRSSQPCGRVTVTRASTLPCSSTERQHTQDHTAICCLEAGGAGSLPFCSSSSHHSFQGAGGSAIRVTQQPGGASLGTRAGDSGQRPPQDWWENKQYSQRVPPSPVSDSLDFGNPSVRATEATAPVRVAPPRRAQSTDSPYKTVATSTDQGLIVYCVTSGAKYDKYRGPPPTPPGYQGISLGDMQEDGHRHPHTRPPDYSVALQRSRLLQSPGGYETQPGATGQLKRLVQGYRDPEAGLSDEDLRPKRPEADAQVSAV